The genomic interval tgttgccatggcagtttaagcagaATCATACTGCTAtcactgtgtagtgtaaaaaggCCCTTACTTGCAAGTAGGTCTGCATAGGATTATCCATTATAACTATGACTTCTTGGCTTTGGAGTTATTAATGTTAAGGTCCTCCCGCCATCCTAACTGTCATGCCCTGATCTCagagagaggggagaagaagCAGGCACAGTTCCATCATTCCTAGGCCCAGAAGCAAATGAAAGACCCTCCCTCTATCCCAACTGTCCTATTAATAATTGTAACCCTCACTTTACCTTCCTGAGCTGTCCAAAGGGCTCTTGTCCCACCCTCCAAATAGCTACCCTCTCCTCTTTATGTCTACAATTGCCTTGCAGAACATAATGCTACCTCTCATTTTGAAACCTAACATTTTCACAATGCCTTTGGCACAACCTCCTGGTCCCAATGTTCTACTGTGGCCTTTCCAAGAGTCAGAATAACAGACTACAAGTCTCATCTCCCTACCCAGTATAGCTATCCTGGGTGAGGATGGTGGAAGATGTTATCCAACACACCTGAAGATCAGTAGGCTAGAAAGACTGTGCTACCATAACTCTGCATACATCTGTGCAATTGAAATGTTACCCCAACCCCGTTCTTCTCcattcttttctgtctttcctgtGTTACATTACAGACTGTACACCTCAGAAGACAGAGATGTGTCCTCTTTTAGTTTATAAAGTGTTATGAGCATAGAAGGTGCatacctccaactgtcccagtttgcaGGGAGAGTCCCCATGAATGCTCTGTTAggagttattcacactgtgaaaataatccaggatgaatccgcgttgaatctccattgttcacacacataccgaatgcacctgattaagggttttttgggggggaggggggagctgcCTAAAAACACTTAATCGGGATAATTGATATCAGGTTTCccccagagttttaaaaaaatatctgcatCGTCAATAGCGTGACTAACTGATGCGAATAGACCTGAATAGATCCAAGATAAAATGCTGCATGTCTTGAACGTGTTCCGAATGCATtcgcatcattgactccatctttattcgaatgcTTGCAAGTGTGAGCAACCGTACTTGCAGAGGTGCACACTGATGTGATTCCATAGTGTGAATTACagacccagaatgtgtgagttgATTTGCATCCTTGCGCtaaaaaacaacatctgaatgacccctcagtccactttttcagctacttttaaaatgtccctgtttctgtctcctccttctgctttccccctttgacctcaccttacttcagttgctgtattTTGCACTGTTAATTCAACAGGTGGAAGATGAGAACAGGGATCTTGCActtctcagtagactcaggcaaaagcaaacagctaaaGTCTTTCctaacttgtctgttcttcctcattgatattttttgccatattgaccacactctgatgttgcttagccatatATATCCATTTTCTATTGTGAAATATTAGAAGGTATGAAGGTGCTATATATACAGTAGGAGTAATAGtaataaatactaaataaacATTAATGGTAATTCATGCagaggggatcttgtagcacctttgagactaactgtgtgaaagaagttgtaacataagctttcataggaaGTAGATCATTTCTAtgatgaaagcttatgctataccTTCTTTTgagcagttagtctcaaaggtactacaagacccctttgcatattaACAGTAGCAGTAAATAGAAACAATAAAGTGAACCTGACTGATGTTGTACTACATACCTGCCCAGAGATAAGTGCCATTTAACTTAGCTGGGCTTACTAATGAGTAGACATCTGTAGAACCCTTTGTGAATGATAATAATGTGGAAAGCTGGAGTGTAGGCTACTGGGATTCCTTTTAGTAAGAACCTAGTTTCCCTGATTAAGAGAGGAGAGGTATGCTATACTTTTACTGCTTAAGCAGAAAAGACAATTTTGAACCGTTTAGCCTCTCTTCCCACTACAACAAAATGAAGAAGTCATACCTATTGCAGTCCTCCTTTCTGTACtattgttggaaatgtgagaaatTTATTCCTTATCAAGTCAAATAATCTGGACCAGAACTCACCTCTCAGAGCCATCAAATCTCTTATCATTGGTGACATGGTTGTGAACGTTGTGGACCAGTTTCTGAAAGAGTTAACAAAAACATGACAGAAAAGACCAACGATCCTCAGCATTAATTTCTATAACCcctaaaaatattcaaacaaagcAGCCCTGGCTCTataacattaattaaaattagCCCAGAGTGTCTGAAATACTGATTCTGTGCCAAATTCCTTGCAGGACACAAACTACTCCCATGAGTAAACTATGCAAGGCAACTTACTGAAAGCACTAGATCCCTCTTGCGTCTCGCGTTCTTCTGTCCACTGCTTCGGCTTCTAGAAGGAAGACTCGCAAAGCCCAAAGAGAACCGTGGCTCCCCATGCATGGACTCCTCCAATGTGGTGCTGTTGGGGGACACCTCTGCACAGGAGAGAGAATCATCCAGTGACTGTAGGGCTGACTGGTGAGGGGTAGGAGAAGTAGGTGCAGCATAGACCCGTTGCATGGAGGCTTCCCCAGAGGGAGACTCTTCTGCTACCTGAGAAGGAGACAAAGACTTTACCATCTCCTTCCAATAGACCCCATGGCAgcaaatccacctctgagtattatttgcctaagaaaatcctatgaaactcatgggattgccataagtcctCAGGCAATTTGACGGCAACattctcctccccatttctgtatCTGTTTCAGGGTGCATCtaatctgtagaaataatgcagtttgacgccactttaagtgctgtagctccatctcatggaatactgggatttgtagttttacaaaggctttggccttctctgtcaaataATGCTTTGtagtcacaaaactacacattcaaGTATTCTGTACactggagacatggcagttaaagtggtgccaaactgcattatttctacagtgtagatacccCCTCAATCTGTAACCACCATATCTTAAAACACAAATTAACTCATCCCTGCCCTGCTACTATCCCTAAAGTCCCCCTAATCTTCCCAGGTAATTTTCACAAAAGCCTGGTAAAGgagatggtttttttaaaaaatgaaattgatcTGCATTGCAAATGTAAAACCTACAACGGCCAGGAGATATATTTGATGTTAAAGCCTCTTTTTATCTCTCATTGACAAAATTCAAACTGGGCTCAAATTGCAGAAGAGGCTCAaaggcatatttttttaaaggcctcattGCTGAAAACATTTTAGCACTATGGCTGGAACGTCCTTCCAACCCAAACCTTGCCAATGCCACTTAAATCACCCTCAGCCATTCCAGCCTGAATCCCATACCAGCCTTGGGATAATATAGACACAGACGCATATACTTTTTAGCTCTTGCCATGGCCCCTCAACCCCAGGCCACAACAGCGGCGCAAAGCTTGGCATGACTCCCAGAATGCCTCTCTCTTGAGCAGGTCGTTGGCAGGGAAGGCGAGAGATGCCATCAAATATTCATGATGCCATCTGCGCCTGACCGGAGGGACCTGGGGATTGTGTGAGTTTTGTGGGGTGGGAGGGCAAAGAAGGCCCTAAATCTTCAACCTACGCACCCCGCCAGTTCCCAGCTGCACAGGCGAAAAACCCAAGTGTCCCGGTggccctgccgccgccgccgctcccAGTTGTCTCAGTTCTTCAATGACCACCTGGACACCATTTCGGAAGCCTTCCGCCTCTTGTTCCTCCTCGTCTTCGCCTTCCTCATCCTCTTGGCGCTCTTCAGGAGGGCACTGAGGGCTGGTTTTGAGGGTAGGGGGTGTCCCCTGGCGTAGGGCTCCCACATCCTCCTCCAGGCGTTTCAAGGCTTCGTTGTTGGCCTTCGCCAAACCCAGCGCCACCTCCGCAAGGCTCACCGCTTTTTCCACACGTTGGTAGATAATGTGGAGGAGCTGGTCCGAAGACTGTACCGCCAACCCAGTTCCTGTAACCGTTATGGGGGTACATGGTGGGGATGGcggtggtggaggtggtggcgGTGGTGCTGTTGTTTGAGCTCCTGGCTCTTGCTTGCAAGTACAGCAGCAACATTTTCCGTCTTTGGCATTGGGAGGGGAAAACAAGATGGTGGCACTGAAGGACATGACAGTCCAGGACCTTATGCGCAAGCCTGTGTGTTTCTCAGCTAGAGTCGTCAAGAAGGCTTCTCTTCTTTCAAGTGTTCATGCATAGTAGCATTAGGGACAGATATACTGAAGTAAAATAGTAATTAAGGAAAATCacagtttactgtatatactcatgtataggtctagaaatttaggtcaaagaaattgacccaaaaaagccaagggcccaaacagacaggccaaaataaagctgcttcaggtcactttggaggtatgctgtttaaatgacacacacatcttaagaagccagaagctgcaccaaagctgcgctccagtcctcaggactggagcatggctttgatgcgGCTTCCGGTCtcataggacacatgcatcatctaaacagcatacttccaaagtgactcgaagcagctttattttgctctggcctgttacagacagccaaaataaagctgcttcgagtcactttggaggtatggtatttcaatgatgcatgaatcctaagagtctggaagcttcaccaaagctgcactccagtccttaggactggagcgtggctttggtgcggcctttggactcttaggacgcatgtatcattgaaataccatacctccaaagtgactcaaagcagctttattttggctgtctgtaacaggcctctgtctgTTCAGTCTCTGAGTCAATTTATCGACAAGTCAATTTAAtcttaataattatttaaaaggagccatctcctggtgaaaagcaagagcatacagtggtgcctcgggttacgaaagtaattcgttccgcggccgctttcgtaacccgaaaagccttcgtaagccgaattgccataggcgctaatggggaaaagccgcgtttcgtgcgaaaaagcgccgaaaagcaccaaaaattttcttcgtaacccgaaaatacattcgtaacccggaacaatgatttccaatgggattttttcgtatcccgaaaatttcgtaacctgggtatttcgtatcccgaggtaccactgtaatatgtGAAAAACCGACaacctctactctctcatccatccagtcttaagagtaagcacaaagagttatgtctgctggaattttgtaagttctttgacattgttttgctttgtttcatcctttagatcctttgctatattgcccctaaattttaccttcgacttatctacgggtcatagcaaaaaaacgtaattttggtcccaaaacttgcccttgaattatacatgaggacgaggtcgacttatagtcaagtctacagtgagccctccttatccatggattttttaatccatggattcaagcatccacagcttgaaaatattttaaaaaattataaattccaagtagcaaaacttgattttccattttatataaaggacaccattttgctgtgccattgtatttaatgggaattgagcatccacggattttgttgtccacggagggtcctggaaccaaaccccagcagatagcaagggtccactgtatatgtttaaaatgagagtcagtgttgtataatggtttgagcagtggatGATGGCTCTGACTGGAAACCAAGatctgaatcccagcttggccatgtaaacccattgggtgaccttaggcaagtcacatgcttgtaatccgccttgattcctttgggaaaaggcggaatataaatacatatcaataaattatattattattattattattattattacagtattattattattattattattattattattattattattattattatctatcctCAGAGGACGGCAACAGCAACGGCAACCccacactgaagaaacttgcaagaaaacgctgtgataggttccccttatggtggccataagtcaggaatgatttgaaggcacacaacaacaacaacaacaaccaagtgtgATGTGAGAGCgctggactacgactttggaggccagggctgcatctgcactgcaaaaataaagcagttttgacattgctttaactgccatggctcaatgctacagaaatgtggagtttgtagttttatgagctatttagccttccctgtcacagcactctggtgtcacaattggctacaaatcccatgattccatagcactgagccacagcagttgaagtggagtcaagctacattatttctgaagtgcagggTTCGAATCTGgacttggaaacccactgggtgaccttgggcaagccacactctcagcccctgaaaactCCATTATAGTGTTGCTATGAACTGGAAACAAACCGAAGGCGCACAACGTTCTGCTTCATTCATAGAATAATTAatctataaataaacaaataaatacgaTTTTAATTGGATAAATcaaacatttattaaaataattaaataaattaaactacagtatttataattgaaaataattattaataaataaaaacgaTTAATAACAAGAGGAACCTAGTacttgcagtgtgtgtgtttgtacattaAGAGGGGATAAATTATTGATAAttacagtaaaatataaattttagagaaattaaacatttaataaaataattaaactattgataattaaaaatatttattaataaaaatgattaatAAGAGGAACCTAGTCTTTGCAGTGTGTTCTTGCACATGAGAGGCAATAAACTAttgataattaaaaatataaattaatatatttatgataaattaataaattatataaattatataaactgAACATTtactaaaataattaaataagttaAACTATTGATAATTAAAAATACTTATTAATAAAGATGATTAATTACAAGAGAAACCTAGTCCTTACAGTGTGTGTGGTTTTGCAGATTAAGAGGCAATAAACTAttgataattaaaaatataaattaataaattgtaTAAATTACATAAATTAAATGTTtactaaattaattaaataaatcaaaccattgttaattaaaattatttaatacataaataattttaattatcaaTTATTAGTTATTAATAAATAACGATTCATAACAAGAGGAACCTATTCTTTGCTGTGTGTTTTTACGCATTAAGAGGGGATAAACTAttgataaataaaaaaatatttattaataaataaagatgattaATAACAAGAGGAATCTAGTCCttgcagtgtgtgtttgtttgtttgtgtttacaCATAAAGAGGcgtgcttttttatttatttaaaaccccTATTATTCCTTAATTCCTTAAAGGAATAAACATCTTAAAACGCGCCATTAAAAAACATTTCGTTTCTCAGAGGTTATGCAAAAAAGGCAGCCACTCTAGATTTGCATATTTAAATCTCGCGCGCCCAAGGCGGGAAAATCTCTCTCTGTGAGGAATAGCGCCGGGGCCCAACGGTTTCGAACGCAGCGCTCCCCAACGTTCCACGCCGCGTGTgcagaggggggaggggggaggaggaggaggaggagaggcgccAGCGCCGCAGTCGTCGTATACGAACAGAGCGGCCCTCAGTCTCCTCTCCGCCTCTCGGTGATTGGCTGAGCCGGAGGAGCCGAACGCAGCTGATTGGTTGCCAGCCGCGAAGCCTTGGCTCGGGGATGAGGAGAAGGGGCGGGGCAAAGGAGAGCGAGGCAAAGGGGGCTCTGTGAGGAGATTTGTGAGGCCAGGGGTTTTTTTCCATGGCCGCCTCGCCAAccaatgttttttctttgttttaatgttCCCGCCAAACATAGTCCATTGTGGCTTGAGTTCAAACCCAGTGCTTCCATCTAGACACAAAGGTCATCCCAAATATTCATTATTACAAAATTAAGCCACCAACACGTCAACACAacggtcacacacacacacacacacacacacagatggccaTGACTCGACGTTGTGTGTCAGGATGCTTCAAAATGGCTGACCAGGGCCAAGGTGACCTCTGGACTCCCAATCCTTACCCCAAAGACAAAGGCAGTGTCGCCTCATTGTGTGgctccaagtcgtttctgacctgCGGCGACACAATGGGAAAACATgttgcagagttttcttggcaataggtttttgtgttttttttcgggctatgtggtcatgttctagaagagtttattcttggccacgtagcccaaaaaaaccGGCCATGAAAATCTTCGGCTtcacattttcttggcaaatttcttcagaaggggttagccattgccatcctctgaggctgagagagagtgactcgcccaaagtcacccagtgggtttttatgctccgGCAGGGAATTGAATCATGAGCCCCAGAGTCATAGtaccaacattcaaaccgctatgccatgctCTGGcagcatctacgctgcagaattaatgaggtTTAACgccgctttaacagccatggctcaatgctatggcgtTCTAGGATTCATacttatgtgagacatttagccttccaggtgccacaacaaactacaaatcccaggattccattggatggcaccatgatggttaaagcggtgtcatacTGAATTAGTAATGCAGCGTGGCACCAACCAAAATGGCTGCCCACCTTTGCCTGGGATGACAACCATCACATTTCAACCCATGTTTTCAAATCTTTCCTGGATAACCTTCCCACTGATACCCACAGTGTCCCATAAAAATCCCCTTACAGGCCCATGCATGTCAATCATACCTTTAAAGACATATATATCTGATCATCCATTCTAAATGTTACCTTTCAGACTTGGTAAAAACAAAGAGTGCACTGCATCATCTTTAAAGATGCTAACAAATTCATACTCGCATATAAGCTTTTGAGGGCTATACAGTCTTTACCTATTGCCCAGAATTGCAGTTATGAattgttctctgaagatgccagccacagatgcaggcgaaacgtcaggaataaactcctctagaacatgggcacacagcccaaaaaacccacaaaaaactaatcatGAATAACATTTCATGCAACTGATAACATGGACCCTAATTCACTAAACCGTATGCTCCAATTTAATATGTCTTTCTACACTGTCGTTGCTGCAACAAGCTAAGGGCTGCACTGCTGGAACATGACAAACCAAGCTCACTGTCAAGGTtcatttattgctttttaaaaaaccccaaaccctgcAGGCCTCAATCTGTTCCCagaccattaaaaaacaaaaaaaggcttACTGGCCCAAATAGTAAATAATGATAAACAGATCCTCCAGTTTGTTAAGTCTGCACTTCTCTGAACCTGTTCCCATGGCTACACTGGTGTTATTACACTTGTAGGTTACACGGAGTAACCTTTCGCGGCCAGGTTAATTTAAGTTTGGGATGACTACTACAACCTGCATTTGAACTCCTCCTATTCACCGATGcagattggaagaaaaaaaaaactgagcaAAAGAAACCCACCCTTTTCCATTTGCGATTTAGCCATCCTGATGGTGAACAAAAGAATGATTAATGCATGTTAGTGCAGATGTCGCCTGGCATGATATTGAGTAAGCCCCTGTTAAGTCTCTTACCATCATCTTG from Sceloporus undulatus isolate JIND9_A2432 ecotype Alabama chromosome 6, SceUnd_v1.1, whole genome shotgun sequence carries:
- the C6H14orf93 gene encoding uncharacterized protein C14orf93 homolog gives rise to the protein MSFSATILFSPPNAKDGKCCCCTCKQEPGAQTTAPPPPPPPPPSPPCTPITVTGTGLAVQSSDQLLHIIYQRVEKAVSLAEVALGLAKANNEALKRLEEDVGALRQGTPPTLKTSPQCPPEERQEDEEGEDEEEQEAEGFRNGVQVVIEELRQLGAAAAAGPPGHLGFSPVQLGTGGVAEESPSGEASMQRVYAAPTSPTPHQSALQSLDDSLSCAEVSPNSTTLEESMHGEPRFSLGFASLPSRSRSSGQKNARRKRDLVLSKLVHNVHNHVTNDKRFDGSESIKSSWNISVVKFLLEKLKQELVSNQHNYTDKELKGACVAYFLTKRREYRNSLNPFKGLKEKEEKKLRSRRYRLFANRSGMARMLSPEDQCMWQSVTEELMSDEEDSMSEPGVWVARPPRFRAAPLTRLCYRLDANSKHGTKANRVYGTPSDRLPSAEVQLLPHHLYNPHFQEDESRAGTSPHPPSHKSFCPDLNSFVEIKVEKDE